A region from the Polaribacter sp. Hel1_33_78 genome encodes:
- a CDS encoding ABC-F family ATP-binding cassette domain-containing protein, whose translation MLNVHNLTVSFMGTELFSGITFKLNKGDRIGLIGKNGAGKSTLLKVLSKDIESSGTMAFDKDVQIGFLRQDIDFVEGRTILEEAYQAFEEIKEIESKLDEINEQLAIRTDYESEGYTQLIHDLTDLTERYELLGGYNYQGDTEKILQGLGFQREDFDKLTDTFSGGWRMRIELAKLLLQNNDILLLDEPTNHLDIESIIWLENFLKGYSGAIVLVSHDKMFLDNVTNRTIEISLGQIYDYKKPYSQFLLLRGEIKEKQLQAQKNQEKEIKQKQHLINKFKAKASKASMAQSLMKQLDKVELIEVDQDDNQAMNVRFAISKEPGKIIVEAENLSKSYGDKHVLEDVDLLIERNSKIAFVGQNGQGKSTLAKMMVGEIPFGGVLKLGHNVEVGYFAQNQSEHLPPEKTVLEIMEDAATDGNRMRVRDMLGSFLFGGDAVDKKAKVLSGGERNRLALCKLLLAPFNVLIMDEPTNHLDIASKTVLKEALKSFNGTLILVSHDRDFLQGLTSSVYGFKDKVIKEYLGDIDYFLEQHKIENLREAEKRTVVKVDKTSTKKEDYQMSREQEKELKKLKNKISKIETEIANLEGEIEKIDLELAQNYDEVSSRPNFFEKYKAKKTKLDSLMKDWEKVEAEVSNFS comes from the coding sequence ATGTTAAACGTACACAACTTAACAGTTTCCTTTATGGGAACTGAATTATTTTCAGGAATTACTTTCAAATTAAATAAAGGGGATAGAATTGGTCTTATTGGAAAAAATGGAGCAGGAAAATCTACCCTTTTAAAAGTACTTTCTAAAGATATAGAAAGTAGTGGTACTATGGCCTTTGATAAAGATGTGCAAATTGGTTTCTTACGACAAGACATCGATTTTGTGGAAGGAAGAACAATTTTAGAAGAAGCATACCAAGCCTTCGAAGAAATCAAAGAAATCGAATCAAAACTTGATGAAATTAATGAACAATTAGCGATTAGAACAGATTACGAAAGTGAAGGTTATACGCAGCTAATTCATGATTTAACAGATTTAACCGAGCGTTATGAACTTCTTGGAGGTTATAATTATCAAGGAGATACCGAAAAAATTCTACAAGGTTTAGGTTTTCAAAGAGAAGATTTTGATAAGTTGACTGATACTTTTTCAGGTGGATGGAGAATGCGTATTGAATTGGCAAAACTACTGTTACAGAATAATGATATTTTATTATTAGATGAGCCAACAAACCATTTAGATATTGAATCTATTATTTGGTTAGAAAACTTTTTAAAAGGATATTCAGGCGCTATTGTTTTGGTTTCTCATGATAAAATGTTTTTAGATAATGTAACCAATAGAACAATAGAAATCTCTCTAGGTCAAATTTACGATTATAAAAAACCCTATTCTCAGTTTTTATTATTAAGAGGAGAAATTAAAGAAAAGCAGTTACAAGCTCAAAAAAATCAAGAGAAAGAAATAAAGCAAAAACAACACTTAATAAATAAGTTTAAAGCAAAAGCGAGTAAAGCTTCAATGGCACAATCTTTAATGAAGCAACTAGATAAGGTTGAATTAATTGAAGTAGATCAAGACGATAATCAGGCAATGAATGTTCGTTTTGCAATTTCTAAAGAGCCAGGAAAAATTATTGTTGAAGCAGAAAATTTAAGCAAAAGTTATGGTGATAAACACGTTTTAGAAGATGTAGATTTATTAATAGAACGAAATAGTAAAATTGCTTTTGTCGGTCAAAACGGACAAGGAAAATCAACATTAGCAAAAATGATGGTTGGTGAAATTCCGTTTGGAGGGGTTCTTAAACTCGGCCATAACGTAGAAGTTGGCTATTTTGCTCAAAATCAATCTGAACATTTACCACCAGAAAAAACAGTTTTAGAAATAATGGAAGACGCTGCAACGGATGGAAACAGAATGCGCGTTAGAGATATGCTAGGTTCTTTCTTATTTGGAGGTGATGCAGTTGATAAAAAGGCAAAAGTACTTTCCGGAGGAGAGAGAAATAGGTTAGCATTGTGTAAGCTATTATTAGCACCTTTTAATGTGTTAATCATGGATGAGCCAACAAACCATTTAGATATAGCCTCAAAAACTGTTTTAAAAGAAGCTTTAAAAAGTTTTAATGGAACGTTAATATTGGTTTCTCACGATAGAGATTTCTTACAAGGATTAACATCAAGTGTTTATGGTTTTAAGGATAAAGTGATTAAAGAATATTTAGGAGATATTGATTATTTCTTAGAACAACATAAAATTGAAAATCTTAGAGAAGCAGAAAAAAGGACGGTCGTAAAAGTAGATAAAACTTCAACTAAAAAAGAAGATTATCAAATGTCTAGAGAGCAAGAAAAAGAGTTGAAAAAATTAAAAAACAAAATCTCTAAAATAGAAACGGAAATTGCAAATTTAGAAGGAGAAATTGAAAAGATAGATTTAGAATTAGCCCAGAATTATGATGAAGTTTCCTCTAGACCCAACTTCTTTGAAAAATACAAAGCAAAAAAAACAAAATTAGACTCTTTAATGAAAGATTGGGAAAAGGTGGAAGCGGAAGTTTCTAATTTCTCATAA
- a CDS encoding glucosaminidase domain-containing protein, giving the protein MILSSCGASKKTTHKKKNAGVVLQESKPKKAPSVNQKELIKKLVKKNPKLNKHTLAYIGKYAPIAVKEMHKNKIPASITLAQGILESGRGRSELALKSNNHFGIKCHTGWNGERVYHDDDEKGECFRKYQYVETSYDDHSAFLTKRKRYAFLFNYGAKDYKKWAKGLKKAGYATDKKYPNKLIKIIEDYKLHEFDQQKRKGFKYKEPKRNKEETKVSATKYYKVKKGDTLYSIARKFSLSVSELKQVNNLKTNIISINQVLKTN; this is encoded by the coding sequence GTGATTTTATCAAGTTGCGGAGCTAGCAAAAAAACGACTCATAAAAAGAAGAATGCTGGTGTAGTTTTACAAGAATCCAAGCCTAAAAAGGCGCCTTCTGTAAATCAAAAAGAATTGATTAAAAAGTTAGTTAAGAAAAACCCAAAATTAAATAAACATACGCTAGCTTATATTGGAAAATATGCGCCAATCGCCGTAAAGGAAATGCATAAAAATAAAATTCCGGCAAGCATAACCTTAGCACAAGGAATTTTAGAATCTGGTAGAGGAAGAAGTGAACTAGCATTAAAATCTAACAATCATTTTGGAATTAAATGTCATACTGGATGGAACGGAGAACGTGTGTATCATGATGATGATGAAAAAGGAGAATGTTTTAGGAAATACCAATATGTAGAGACTTCTTACGATGATCATTCTGCATTTTTAACGAAAAGAAAACGATACGCTTTTTTATTTAATTATGGAGCTAAGGATTATAAGAAGTGGGCAAAGGGATTAAAAAAAGCGGGTTATGCTACAGATAAAAAATACCCAAACAAACTGATAAAAATTATCGAAGATTATAAACTACATGAGTTTGATCAGCAGAAAAGAAAGGGTTTTAAATATAAAGAGCCTAAAAGAAATAAAGAGGAAACAAAAGTTTCTGCTACGAAATACTACAAGGTAAAAAAAGGAGACACTTTATATTCTATTGCCAGAAAATTCAGTCTTTCTGTTTCTGAACTAAAGCAGGTTAACAATTTAAAAACTAATATAATTTCTATAAATCAGGTTTTAAAGACGAACTAA
- a CDS encoding 1-aminocyclopropane-1-carboxylate deaminase/D-cysteine desulfhydrase, whose translation MNFNSAVESKNQQVFLPVLEEKKVELFIKREDLIHPYVSGNKFRKLKYNLQEAKKLKKKALFTYGGAFSNHIVATAVAGKIAGFKTFGIIRGDELGKKLEQTLEENATLREAHKNGMKFQFVSREQYRQKLSFGFVEKMKNKWGDFYVIPEGGTNCLAVDGCEEILNKEDSEFNYICSAVGTGGTISGLINASKKNQKIIGFPALKGNFLSEEIKKYVGRKKNWSLQKAYHFGGYAKYDEELITFINNFTAETGILLDPIYTGKMLFGILDLVKKDTFSEGTKILAIHTGGIQGIQGINHQLENKNQELINVL comes from the coding sequence ATGAATTTCAACTCAGCAGTAGAATCCAAAAATCAACAAGTTTTTCTCCCAGTTTTGGAAGAAAAGAAGGTAGAACTCTTTATAAAACGAGAAGATTTAATTCACCCTTATGTTTCAGGGAATAAATTTAGAAAATTAAAATACAACTTACAAGAAGCGAAGAAACTTAAGAAGAAAGCACTATTTACTTATGGTGGTGCGTTTTCTAATCATATCGTAGCAACAGCAGTGGCAGGTAAAATAGCAGGGTTTAAAACTTTTGGAATTATTAGAGGTGATGAATTAGGGAAAAAACTTGAACAAACTTTAGAAGAAAATGCTACCTTAAGAGAAGCTCATAAGAATGGAATGAAATTTCAGTTTGTCTCTAGAGAACAATACAGACAAAAATTATCATTTGGCTTTGTTGAAAAGATGAAAAATAAATGGGGCGACTTTTACGTAATTCCTGAAGGTGGAACAAATTGTTTGGCAGTTGATGGTTGTGAAGAAATTTTAAATAAAGAAGATTCAGAATTTAATTATATTTGTTCAGCTGTAGGAACAGGAGGAACGATTTCTGGTTTGATAAATGCATCTAAAAAAAATCAAAAAATAATAGGATTCCCTGCTTTAAAAGGTAATTTTTTATCAGAAGAAATCAAAAAATATGTAGGCAGAAAGAAAAACTGGAGTTTACAGAAAGCCTACCATTTTGGGGGGTATGCAAAATATGATGAGGAATTAATAACTTTTATTAATAACTTTACAGCAGAAACAGGTATTTTACTAGATCCTATTTATACAGGTAAAATGTTATTTGGAATTTTAGACTTAGTTAAAAAAGATACGTTTAGCGAAGGGACTAAAATTTTAGCAATTCATACAGGAGGAATTCAAGGAATTCAGGGAATTAATCATCAATTAGAAAATAAAAATCAGGAATTAATTAACGTTTTATGA
- a CDS encoding tRNA-dihydrouridine synthase translates to MNQTLLSSPLQGFTDYKFRNAFNHFFGGIDTFYSPYIRLNGKLIIKNSYKNDILPENNTELEVIPQIITNDVDEFLFVSKYVQELGYKELNWNLGCPYPMVTKRGMGSGLIADTKKINTILHKIHNESDILVSMKMRMGYDTPEEILDVLPILDTYPLKNIAIHARIGKQLYKGGTNLEAFQKCLDNSKHKMYYNGDITSVTAFKKLKERFNSIDHWMIGRGLIADPFLPNMIKNDTTEYPRNRFEIFHEFHDRIFEEYDAALSGPTPIKMKMLGFWEYFSRSFSNPQKTYKKIKKASNAKAYSIAVKEIIKEAKNN, encoded by the coding sequence ATGAATCAAACACTTCTATCTTCTCCGCTTCAAGGATTTACAGATTATAAATTTAGAAATGCCTTCAATCATTTTTTTGGTGGAATAGACACATTTTATTCCCCGTATATTAGACTAAATGGAAAATTAATTATTAAGAACTCTTATAAAAATGATATTCTTCCGGAAAATAATACGGAATTAGAAGTAATTCCTCAAATTATTACGAATGATGTTGATGAATTTTTATTCGTTTCTAAATATGTTCAAGAATTAGGCTACAAAGAATTGAATTGGAATTTAGGTTGCCCATACCCTATGGTTACAAAACGAGGAATGGGATCTGGTTTAATTGCTGATACTAAAAAGATAAATACCATTCTTCATAAAATTCATAACGAATCTGACATCCTGGTCTCCATGAAAATGAGAATGGGTTATGATACTCCCGAAGAAATTTTAGATGTTTTACCAATTTTAGATACTTATCCTTTAAAAAATATTGCAATTCACGCAAGAATTGGCAAGCAATTGTATAAAGGAGGCACTAATTTAGAAGCGTTTCAAAAATGTTTAGACAATAGTAAACATAAAATGTACTATAATGGGGATATTACTTCTGTTACTGCTTTTAAAAAACTAAAAGAACGCTTTAATTCTATAGATCACTGGATGATTGGAAGAGGTTTAATTGCAGATCCATTTTTGCCGAACATGATTAAGAATGATACAACTGAATATCCAAGAAATAGATTTGAAATATTTCATGAATTTCACGATCGTATTTTTGAAGAATATGATGCTGCGCTTTCTGGACCGACACCCATTAAAATGAAAATGCTTGGTTTTTGGGAATACTTTTCTAGAAGTTTTTCAAATCCGCAGAAAACTTATAAAAAGATTAAAAAAGCAAGTAATGCCAAAGCATACTCAATCGCTGTAAAAGAAATTATTAAAGAAGCTAAAAATAATTAA
- a CDS encoding gamma carbonic anhydrase family protein translates to MLIVKSVNGKHPQIPEDCYVAENATIVGEVSLGKECSIWFNAVLRGDVHYIKIGNKVNIQDGAVIHATYQKSPTTIGNNVSIGHNAIVHGCTIHDNVLIGMGSIIMDDCVIESNSIIAAGAVVTKNTRVESGSIYAGVPAKKVKDISQELISGEIDRIANNYVKYSGWFKE, encoded by the coding sequence ATGCTTATTGTTAAATCTGTAAACGGAAAACATCCCCAAATACCAGAAGATTGTTATGTTGCAGAAAATGCGACTATTGTGGGTGAAGTTTCTCTTGGAAAAGAGTGTAGCATTTGGTTTAATGCAGTTCTTAGAGGAGATGTACACTATATAAAAATCGGAAATAAGGTTAACATTCAAGATGGTGCAGTAATCCATGCAACTTATCAGAAATCGCCTACAACTATTGGTAATAATGTTTCAATCGGGCACAATGCAATTGTGCATGGTTGTACAATTCACGATAATGTTCTAATAGGCATGGGTTCAATTATTATGGACGATTGTGTCATAGAGTCTAACTCAATAATTGCGGCGGGAGCAGTAGTTACCAAGAATACAAGAGTAGAGAGTGGTAGTATTTATGCAGGTGTTCCTGCTAAAAAAGTGAAAGATATTTCCCAAGAATTAATTTCTGGTGAAATAGATAGAATTGCCAATAATTATGTAAAATACTCTGGTTGGTTTAAAGAATAA
- a CDS encoding endonuclease/exonuclease/phosphatase family protein, producing MKQFVKYFLRFLVIIIIAFIAFFFWASSSTLNSTEYKVVSELENKVKPENDTIFSIVTYNIGYLSGMTNNRAIEKPKQLFDNNMNKVLLETKNVNPDIIAFQEIDYNASRSYNVNQETEIAALGFNYAAKAVNWDERYLPFPYWPIKMHFGKVVSGQSIISKYPLKEHQRIVLQRVESEPFYRDAFYLERLAQVVKVVLNGQEVVLINIHLEAFDKATRVNQFEEVLAIFNKYKNDYPTILLGDFNSRARDKDAVIQKMFAMKGIGNAAFDMNNLGNTFDTKNPFERIDYIFYTKNSIEYISGKVLNQFEQASDHLPVEMQFKLK from the coding sequence ATGAAACAATTTGTAAAATATTTTCTCCGCTTTTTAGTAATAATTATAATAGCCTTTATTGCGTTCTTTTTTTGGGCTTCATCTTCCACTTTAAATAGTACAGAATACAAAGTGGTTTCTGAATTAGAAAATAAAGTAAAACCAGAAAACGACACTATTTTTAGTATTGTAACATACAATATTGGGTATTTAAGTGGAATGACTAATAACAGAGCTATCGAAAAACCAAAGCAGTTATTTGATAATAATATGAATAAGGTTCTACTAGAAACTAAAAACGTAAATCCAGATATTATCGCTTTTCAAGAAATAGATTATAATGCTAGTCGTTCTTATAATGTAAACCAAGAAACTGAAATAGCAGCTTTAGGATTTAATTATGCTGCAAAAGCTGTTAATTGGGATGAGCGTTATTTACCTTTTCCTTATTGGCCCATAAAGATGCATTTTGGCAAAGTCGTTTCTGGGCAATCGATTATCAGTAAATATCCTTTAAAAGAACATCAGAGAATTGTTTTACAAAGAGTAGAAAGTGAACCTTTTTATAGAGATGCATTCTATCTAGAGCGTTTAGCGCAAGTTGTAAAAGTAGTTTTAAACGGCCAAGAAGTGGTTTTAATCAACATTCATTTAGAGGCTTTTGACAAAGCGACTAGAGTGAACCAATTTGAAGAAGTTTTGGCGATATTTAATAAATATAAAAATGATTACCCAACAATTTTATTAGGGGATTTTAATTCTAGAGCCAGAGATAAAGATGCTGTTATTCAAAAAATGTTTGCAATGAAAGGCATTGGAAATGCTGCTTTTGATATGAATAATCTCGGGAATACTTTCGATACAAAAAATCCTTTTGAAAGAATAGATTATATTTTCTACACAAAAAATTCTATTGAATATATTTCAGGAAAAGTACTAAATCAGTTTGAACAAGCATCAGATCATTTACCGGTAGAAATGCAATTTAAATTGAAGTAA
- the gldN gene encoding gliding motility protein GldN, with protein sequence MVRNFLILVFILITSGLVKAQANLLNSKSVSQIGKKNEQQLVADNDGPIPYGYVDDRDIMWSKVVWEFVDLNQKINLPYYFPIDTTNISSDRRSLFDTLIKGIKQGKIKEAYTDSFFTSKITQDEIDTRLVNIRDENGYKDTFRIQTQDVEGYMLKGMWYFDKRQGEMKYRLLALAPMGKDVQTLGVENIEDENLYELFWIFFPNARGILHDAKVFNPKNATHPISYDHLLNARRFSAVIVREENIYGNRAIEDYVRGNSLFQLLEANKIKEDIRNREIDMWNY encoded by the coding sequence ATGGTTAGAAATTTTTTAATACTAGTTTTCATTTTGATTACTTCCGGTTTAGTAAAGGCTCAAGCCAATTTATTAAATTCTAAATCTGTAAGTCAAATAGGAAAGAAAAATGAACAACAATTAGTTGCTGATAATGATGGCCCAATCCCTTATGGATATGTGGACGATAGAGATATCATGTGGTCTAAAGTTGTTTGGGAATTTGTAGATTTAAATCAAAAAATAAATTTACCTTATTATTTTCCAATTGATACCACCAATATTTCTTCAGATAGAAGATCTTTGTTTGATACACTCATTAAAGGGATTAAACAAGGTAAAATTAAGGAGGCATATACAGATTCTTTTTTTACCTCTAAAATTACCCAAGATGAAATAGATACACGTTTAGTAAATATTCGTGATGAAAATGGATATAAAGATACATTTAGAATTCAAACTCAAGATGTAGAAGGATACATGTTAAAAGGGATGTGGTATTTTGATAAACGTCAAGGAGAAATGAAATATAGATTGCTGGCTCTGGCACCAATGGGAAAAGATGTTCAGACTTTGGGTGTCGAAAATATAGAAGATGAAAATTTATATGAGTTATTTTGGATTTTCTTTCCAAATGCGAGAGGAATTTTACATGATGCAAAGGTCTTTAATCCAAAAAACGCAACTCATCCTATTTCTTATGATCATTTATTAAATGCAAGAAGGTTTAGTGCTGTAATTGTAAGAGAAGAGAATATCTACGGAAATAGAGCTATTGAAGATTATGTTCGTGGAAATTCTTTATTCCAACTTTTAGAAGCAAATAAGATTAAAGAAGATATTAGAAACAGAGAAATTGATATGTGGAATTATTAA
- a CDS encoding FAD-binding oxidoreductase: MMKLDYIVVGLGLAGLAFIEELIEANKSFLVFEDNSQTSSLVAGGVYNPVILKRYSPVWNVKEQLALALPFYERLEKKFDQEFDQKFVIKKAFKSIEDQNNWFSAFDKPKVAPYLDSKLDNQTYNGVLGNHQFGNVKEGGRIDTQKLVETYREYLKENNWIRFENFNHNNIKFKDQTIQYQDIEVHKIVFAEGFGLKENPYFNHLPLEEVKGETITIHAPELEIDFLVKSTLFVMPIGHHQYKVGATFNHADKTSIPSIEGKEELVAKLKKVLSVPYTIVDQAAGIRPAVKDRRPMVGVHPQFNNLAVLNGLGTRGVIISPTVAKQLFNHLENEGKLDPETDIKRFEKK; this comes from the coding sequence ATGATGAAGTTAGATTATATAGTTGTTGGCTTAGGGCTAGCAGGTTTGGCATTTATTGAGGAGTTAATTGAGGCAAACAAGAGTTTTTTGGTTTTCGAAGACAATTCACAAACCTCTTCTTTAGTGGCTGGAGGAGTATATAATCCTGTTATTTTAAAAAGATACTCACCAGTTTGGAATGTAAAAGAACAATTAGCCTTAGCACTTCCTTTTTATGAACGATTAGAAAAAAAATTCGATCAAGAATTCGATCAAAAATTTGTTATTAAAAAAGCTTTTAAATCTATTGAAGATCAGAATAATTGGTTTTCGGCATTTGACAAACCTAAAGTAGCTCCGTATTTAGACTCGAAATTAGACAATCAAACATATAATGGAGTTTTAGGAAATCATCAATTTGGAAATGTTAAGGAAGGAGGTAGAATAGATACCCAAAAATTAGTCGAAACCTATAGGGAATATTTAAAAGAAAATAATTGGATTCGATTTGAGAATTTCAATCATAATAACATAAAATTTAAGGATCAGACTATTCAATATCAAGACATAGAAGTGCATAAAATTGTATTTGCAGAGGGGTTTGGGTTGAAAGAGAATCCCTACTTTAATCATTTACCATTAGAGGAAGTAAAAGGAGAAACTATTACAATCCATGCGCCAGAATTAGAAATTGATTTTCTTGTAAAATCAACCTTGTTTGTTATGCCAATAGGTCATCACCAGTATAAAGTTGGTGCTACCTTTAACCACGCAGATAAAACCTCCATCCCTTCAATAGAAGGAAAGGAAGAATTGGTTGCAAAACTTAAAAAGGTACTTTCCGTGCCTTATACAATTGTAGACCAAGCCGCGGGGATTCGTCCTGCAGTAAAAGACAGAAGACCTATGGTTGGGGTACATCCACAGTTTAACAATTTAGCGGTTTTAAACGGTTTGGGAACGCGTGGGGTTATCATATCGCCAACAGTAGCCAAACAATTGTTTAATCACCTAGAAAATGAAGGGAAATTAGATCCAGAAACTGATATCAAACGATTTGAAAAAAAATAA
- a CDS encoding DUF983 domain-containing protein produces the protein MFKKGTKFYSILKGKCPKCQEGYFFKNRCTFNLTKVTELYENCPKCNLKYMLEPSFYYGAMYVNYGITVAVSIVTFLIAKLGFNLNLLQSLFTVFGSLFILAPINLRLARIIWINMFVNYEK, from the coding sequence ATGTTTAAAAAAGGGACAAAATTTTATAGTATTTTAAAAGGAAAATGCCCTAAATGTCAGGAAGGTTACTTCTTTAAAAATCGTTGTACTTTTAACTTAACAAAGGTTACTGAATTATATGAGAATTGCCCTAAATGTAATTTAAAATACATGTTAGAACCTTCTTTTTATTATGGAGCGATGTATGTAAATTATGGTATTACAGTAGCAGTTTCTATTGTTACTTTTTTAATTGCTAAACTAGGTTTTAATTTAAATTTGCTGCAATCTTTATTTACAGTTTTTGGATCTCTTTTTATTTTAGCACCTATAAATTTAAGATTGGCCCGAATTATTTGGATAAATATGTTTGTCAATTATGAAAAATAA